In Verrucomicrobiota bacterium, one DNA window encodes the following:
- a CDS encoding class II aldolase/adducin family protein: MDYAQAVLELAHAAGSHPSGWVIWDEGLVAGKQGKHLAISAPGARLTNLQASDLIAVKPAVLLEALTANHGRTHVDSEILGQARLAPDAPVPGPEAFLAAELLAEDWPALLVLLQPVPLHQILASPRARQFADRRVTVSESYGLGRAMPLVPYADPGIALAKEMRSRISLWRDRYKAVPRIVLLQNQGVIVLGDTVAEIVETTEKLMKAADVFIGASALGGPQFLSIDNLDRALVFQQALSPVAPADRADDADE, translated from the coding sequence ATGGATTACGCTCAGGCTGTTTTGGAATTGGCGCACGCTGCCGGAAGCCATCCGTCAGGTTGGGTCATCTGGGACGAGGGACTCGTGGCGGGAAAACAAGGGAAGCACCTGGCCATCAGTGCTCCGGGCGCTCGCCTGACGAATCTGCAAGCGTCAGATCTGATTGCCGTGAAACCGGCGGTTCTCCTTGAGGCGCTGACGGCGAATCATGGCCGCACCCACGTCGACAGCGAGATCCTGGGGCAGGCGCGGCTTGCGCCGGATGCGCCGGTACCCGGCCCGGAAGCATTCCTGGCGGCTGAACTCCTGGCGGAGGATTGGCCGGCGCTCCTGGTCCTGCTTCAGCCGGTACCTTTGCACCAGATTCTGGCATCGCCGCGGGCGCGGCAGTTTGCGGACCGCCGGGTGACGGTGAGCGAATCGTACGGCCTGGGCCGGGCGATGCCGTTGGTGCCGTACGCCGACCCGGGGATCGCTCTGGCCAAAGAAATGCGCAGCCGGATTTCCTTGTGGCGTGACCGTTACAAAGCGGTTCCGCGCATCGTGCTGCTGCAAAATCAAGGGGTGATCGTGCTGGGTGACACCGTGGCCGAAATCGTCGAGACGACGGAGAAGCTGATGAAGGCCGCCGATGTCTTCATCGGGGCGAGTGCGCTTGGCGGCCCGCAATTTCTCAGCATCGACAACCTGGACCGGGCTTTGGTGTTCCAACAGGCATTATCGCCCGTCGCCCCGGCTGACCGCGCCGACGATGCAGACGAGTGA
- a CDS encoding ATP-binding cassette domain-containing protein, which yields MPILLRAQQLQGKRQFGDQPEEKVQPFDYAFESRRIYRLDGPDRGGKDLAWRLLTLLERPTAGELLVREAATSRLGDAALAELRNREVGYVFPTPYLLPGFTVVENVAMPLFKVLQVDPAEAKEITEELLGITGLSGVTEETPDGLTALQQQVAALARAVIHRPSLLGIESLGKSLAPRDALLFSEVCQRLVNHFGLTAVVTVAPGTETAWSSVILEVANGTVQEVVKAHPSQ from the coding sequence ATGCCCATTCTTCTTCGTGCTCAGCAGCTCCAGGGTAAACGCCAGTTCGGGGACCAACCCGAGGAGAAGGTGCAGCCGTTCGATTATGCGTTTGAGTCCCGCCGGATCTACCGGTTGGACGGTCCTGACCGGGGCGGCAAGGACCTGGCGTGGCGCCTCCTGACGCTGCTGGAGCGCCCGACGGCAGGCGAACTGCTCGTGCGCGAGGCTGCCACGTCGCGTCTCGGCGACGCCGCGCTGGCGGAGTTGCGAAACCGCGAAGTCGGCTACGTTTTTCCGACGCCGTACCTGTTGCCCGGGTTCACGGTGGTTGAGAATGTCGCCATGCCGTTGTTCAAGGTCCTGCAGGTTGACCCGGCGGAGGCAAAAGAAATTACGGAGGAACTGTTAGGAATAACGGGTCTGTCCGGCGTTACGGAGGAGACTCCGGACGGCCTGACGGCGCTCCAGCAACAGGTTGCCGCCCTGGCGCGTGCCGTTATCCACCGGCCCTCGTTGCTAGGCATCGAATCACTCGGAAAAAGCCTGGCTCCGCGTGACGCCCTCCTGTTTTCGGAGGTTTGCCAGCGACTCGTAAATCACTTCGGACTCACGGCTGTCGTCACCGTGGCGCCCGGCACGGAGACCGCCTGGTCAAGTGTAATCCTGGAAGTTGCGAACGGGACGGTGCAAGAAGTAGTAAAGGCTCACCCAAGCCAATGA
- a CDS encoding squalene/phytoene synthase family protein, translated as MSSAQEITKKSQSNLALAFFALPRQRREAITIFYAFCRHIDDLADDASQPLDERVAALQAWRAALRGPIPGEMPFAAEMRGVIEQYRINLRYLDDILDGVESDLSPSRFQTFSDLSRYCYRVASAVGLVSIEIFGYRNPGTRRYAYILGHALQLTNIIRDVEVDLRNGGRIYLPLSEVEQYGYSEEQLLARAYNRRFLNLMQAQAERAHGFFREARRLLPREDVRSMVAAELMRATYFRLLQKIEADRFRMFCRRYRLGTAEKLSMITLALSSNCLGIKL; from the coding sequence ATGAGTTCCGCGCAGGAGATTACCAAAAAGAGCCAGTCAAATCTGGCGCTTGCGTTCTTCGCTCTCCCGCGGCAGCGCCGCGAGGCGATAACCATTTTCTATGCGTTTTGCCGTCACATAGACGATCTCGCCGATGATGCAAGCCAACCCCTCGATGAAAGGGTTGCGGCGTTGCAGGCCTGGCGAGCCGCTCTCCGGGGACCGATTCCCGGCGAAATGCCGTTTGCGGCGGAGATGAGGGGGGTGATTGAGCAGTACCGGATCAATCTGCGGTACCTTGACGACATCCTGGACGGGGTGGAGTCGGACCTGAGCCCGAGCCGGTTCCAGACCTTTTCCGATCTCAGCCGGTACTGCTACCGGGTCGCCAGCGCGGTCGGCCTGGTGAGCATTGAAATCTTCGGCTACCGCAACCCGGGAACGCGGCGTTACGCATACATCCTGGGGCATGCGTTGCAGCTGACCAACATCATCCGGGACGTCGAAGTGGATCTGCGCAACGGCGGGCGAATTTACCTTCCGCTTTCCGAAGTGGAACAATACGGCTACTCGGAGGAACAACTCCTGGCACGCGCTTATAACCGCCGGTTTTTGAACCTGATGCAAGCCCAGGCCGAGCGCGCCCACGGTTTTTTCCGGGAAGCGCGCCGGTTACTGCCGCGAGAAGACGTGCGCTCGATGGTGGCGGCCGAACTGATGCGCGCCACCTATTTCCGGCTGCTGCAAAAGATCGAGGCGGACCGGTTCCGGATGTTTTGCCGGCGCTACCGGCTCGGCACGGCGGAAAAACTTTCGATGATCACGCTCGCGCTTTCGTCCAACTGCCTGGGTATCAAACTGTGA
- a CDS encoding nucleoside recognition protein yields MLNFIWAGLLLAGVIVAGITGRLDALNQAVFASAKSAVMDIALPLVGTMALWLGLMRLAERSGLIAVMARLIRPVMQRLFPEVPPADPAMSSMMMSIAANMLGVSNAATPLGLKAMGELNRLNAGANAASNAMCMFLALNTSAVQLVPATAMNILAINGSRNPTAIIAPTLLATGFATVCAVAIVKILERLPVFARQNPYFTRRSAPGPPPASTPSAPAPAVSGLRPLAPWAAALLAALVLFLSFLFLHTLFPEVLGQAAPPDAPGFPANLFRAFSPLVVPCLITGFPLYAAGRGVPVFTEFVEGAKEGFQIAVRIIPFLVGILVAIGVFREAGALEMLQQLLAPVFRQLNAPVDLLPMILMRPLSGSGSIAVLSDLVKRLGPDHLTSYTAATIYGSAETTFYVVAVYFGSVNVTRTRHAIAAGLLADLAGMIAAIAFCRLLFR; encoded by the coding sequence ATGTTGAATTTTATCTGGGCGGGCTTGCTGCTGGCCGGCGTCATCGTGGCGGGCATCACCGGACGACTGGACGCCCTGAATCAAGCCGTGTTCGCGAGCGCCAAGAGTGCGGTCATGGACATCGCGCTGCCGCTGGTGGGCACCATGGCGCTCTGGCTCGGCCTGATGCGTCTGGCCGAAAGATCGGGGCTGATCGCCGTGATGGCCCGGCTGATTCGTCCGGTGATGCAGCGCCTGTTCCCGGAAGTTCCACCCGCTGACCCGGCGATGAGCTCGATGATGATGTCGATCGCTGCCAACATGCTCGGCGTCAGCAATGCCGCCACCCCCCTCGGCCTCAAAGCCATGGGTGAACTCAACCGCCTCAACGCCGGCGCAAACGCCGCCAGCAACGCCATGTGCATGTTCCTGGCCCTGAATACCAGCGCCGTCCAATTGGTCCCGGCTACCGCGATGAATATCCTGGCGATCAATGGAAGCCGGAACCCCACGGCAATCATTGCGCCCACCCTGCTGGCCACCGGCTTCGCCACGGTGTGCGCCGTCGCGATCGTGAAGATTCTCGAGCGCCTGCCCGTCTTTGCCCGGCAAAACCCGTACTTTACGCGAAGATCCGCGCCGGGACCCCCCCCGGCGAGCACCCCCTCTGCCCCGGCGCCGGCCGTTTCAGGGCTGCGTCCCCTTGCCCCCTGGGCGGCTGCGTTGCTCGCCGCGCTCGTGCTGTTTCTCAGCTTCCTCTTCCTTCACACCCTTTTTCCGGAAGTGCTTGGGCAGGCGGCGCCGCCGGACGCACCCGGATTCCCGGCCAACTTGTTCCGGGCATTTTCGCCCTTGGTGGTTCCTTGCCTGATCACCGGTTTTCCCTTGTACGCGGCCGGCCGCGGTGTTCCGGTCTTTACCGAATTTGTCGAGGGCGCAAAAGAAGGGTTTCAGATCGCCGTGCGCATTATCCCGTTCCTGGTCGGGATCCTGGTGGCCATCGGCGTCTTTCGGGAGGCGGGCGCACTGGAGATGTTGCAACAACTGCTTGCACCGGTGTTTAGGCAGCTGAACGCGCCGGTGGATCTGCTGCCGATGATCCTTATGCGCCCCCTCAGCGGCAGCGGCTCCATTGCCGTGCTGAGCGACCTCGTAAAACGCCTCGGGCCGGATCACCTCACAAGCTACACGGCCGCCACCATTTACGGCAGTGCCGAGACGACGTTCTACGTCGTGGCGGTGTATTTCGGGTCAGTTAACGTCACCCGGACCCGGCACGCGATTGCGGCCGGGTTGCTCGCCGACCTGGCCGGCATGATCGCCGCGATCGCCTTCTGCCGGCTCCTGTTCCGCTAG
- the gnd gene encoding decarboxylating 6-phosphogluconate dehydrogenase: protein MQIGIVGLGRMGANMARRLQRHNHTVVVFDRNKEAVQRMAKEGFEGAHYLEELVEKLEKPRAVWLMVPAGLPTESSVQSLKALLDAGDAVIDGGNSFYKDDVRRSRSLHEKGIHYIDAGTSGGVWGLERGYCLMIGGPEEAVKRLEPIFAALAPGKGTIDATPGREKLQSTAEQGYLHCGPSGAGHFAKMIHNGIEYGLMQAYAEGFDILRGANADQLEDGYRYDFNVADIAELWRRGSVVGSWLLDLTAMALAEDPALDHFSGFVQDSGEGRWTVQAAIEESVSADVLSTSLFTRFRSRREHTYAEKVLSAMRNKFGGHVETFPGE, encoded by the coding sequence ATGCAAATCGGCATCGTAGGCCTTGGCCGGATGGGCGCCAACATGGCGCGCCGCTTACAGCGTCATAATCACACGGTTGTCGTGTTCGACCGAAACAAGGAAGCCGTCCAGCGCATGGCCAAGGAAGGTTTTGAGGGGGCCCATTACCTGGAGGAACTGGTTGAAAAGCTGGAGAAACCACGGGCCGTGTGGCTCATGGTGCCTGCGGGGCTGCCCACCGAGAGCAGCGTGCAGTCGCTCAAGGCGTTGCTGGATGCGGGCGACGCCGTGATCGATGGAGGTAATTCCTTCTACAAGGACGACGTGCGCCGCAGCCGTTCGCTTCATGAAAAGGGGATCCACTACATCGACGCGGGGACCAGCGGGGGGGTCTGGGGCCTTGAGCGCGGGTATTGCTTGATGATCGGCGGACCGGAGGAGGCCGTTAAACGCCTGGAACCGATCTTTGCGGCGTTGGCGCCCGGAAAGGGCACGATCGACGCTACGCCGGGCCGGGAAAAACTCCAAAGCACCGCCGAGCAGGGCTACCTGCACTGCGGGCCGTCAGGTGCGGGCCATTTTGCCAAGATGATCCATAACGGGATCGAGTACGGCTTGATGCAGGCTTACGCGGAAGGTTTCGACATCCTGCGCGGGGCGAACGCCGACCAGCTGGAGGATGGTTACCGTTACGATTTTAACGTGGCCGACATCGCCGAGCTCTGGCGGCGGGGCAGCGTCGTGGGTTCCTGGTTGCTTGATCTGACGGCCATGGCGTTGGCTGAAGACCCGGCGCTGGACCATTTCTCGGGGTTCGTGCAGGATTCGGGCGAAGGCCGCTGGACGGTGCAGGCCGCCATTGAAGAATCGGTTTCGGCCGATGTCTTAAGCACATCGCTGTTTACCCGGTTTCGCTCCCGCAGAGAGCACACCTATGCCGAAAAAGTGCTCTCGGCAATGCGCAACAAGTTCGGCGGCCACGTCGAAACCTTTCCCGGCGAATAA
- the zwf gene encoding glucose-6-phosphate dehydrogenase yields MDVCQPTPRAGDPCAIVIFGASGDLTKRKLIPALYNLTSYALLPDKFSIIGVGRQDWSDAAFRDQLGKDLAQLGTQPVDPKIWGYFEQRMSFCSGDFGDDQTYECLKGSLERSEKELGTGGNVLFYFSIPPGLFAPVAEKLAQHGLTRQEKGNWRRVIIEKPFGHDLTSARELNGRLTSVLEENQIYRIDHYLGKETAQNLLIFRLGNAVFEPIWNRRYIDHVQLTVAESLGVENRGAFYERAGAFRDVMQNHMFMLLALIAMEPPTSLQGEAVRTEKVKVLDAIRKPSEEQVLRMTVRGQYGPGIIDGKPVPGYRQEANVDPHSLTETYAAIKLMIDNWRWAGVPFYLRTGKHLAKRSTKIVIRFKIPPLALFGGAESDPIAPNYLVFHIQPDEGIAFQVRAKVPGPTIATKAVHMDFDYSQFGGQVPTTGYEKLLYDCMVGDATLFHRTDMVEAAWTAAQPILDAWAEHPPDDFPNYDAGSWGPAAADALMARDNHRWWYAPAK; encoded by the coding sequence ATGGACGTATGCCAGCCGACTCCGCGGGCGGGTGATCCGTGCGCGATCGTGATCTTCGGTGCGTCGGGGGATCTCACGAAGCGCAAGCTCATCCCGGCGCTCTATAACCTGACTTCATACGCGCTTCTGCCGGACAAGTTCAGCATCATCGGGGTTGGTAGGCAGGACTGGTCGGATGCAGCGTTTCGGGATCAGCTGGGCAAAGACCTTGCCCAGCTGGGCACCCAGCCGGTCGACCCAAAAATATGGGGTTACTTTGAGCAGCGAATGAGTTTCTGCTCAGGCGACTTCGGCGACGATCAGACCTATGAATGCCTCAAGGGTTCGCTCGAGCGATCCGAAAAGGAATTGGGCACCGGGGGAAACGTCCTTTTTTACTTTTCGATCCCGCCCGGTTTGTTTGCCCCAGTGGCCGAGAAGTTGGCTCAGCATGGGCTGACCAGGCAGGAGAAAGGCAATTGGCGGCGGGTGATCATCGAGAAACCGTTCGGCCACGACCTCACGTCGGCCCGCGAACTTAACGGGCGGCTCACGAGCGTCCTGGAAGAAAACCAGATTTACCGCATCGACCATTACCTGGGCAAAGAGACCGCGCAGAACCTGCTGATCTTCCGCCTGGGCAACGCGGTATTCGAACCGATCTGGAACCGGCGGTACATTGACCACGTGCAGTTGACGGTGGCGGAGTCGCTCGGCGTGGAGAACCGGGGCGCCTTCTACGAGCGGGCCGGCGCGTTCCGGGATGTGATGCAGAACCACATGTTCATGCTGCTGGCGCTGATCGCGATGGAACCGCCGACGTCGTTGCAGGGGGAAGCCGTGCGAACCGAGAAGGTCAAGGTGCTTGACGCGATCCGTAAACCTTCCGAGGAACAGGTGCTGCGCATGACGGTGCGCGGCCAGTACGGCCCGGGAATCATCGACGGCAAACCGGTGCCCGGTTACCGCCAGGAGGCCAACGTGGATCCGCATTCGCTGACGGAGACCTACGCCGCCATCAAGCTTATGATCGACAACTGGCGCTGGGCCGGGGTGCCGTTCTACTTGCGGACCGGCAAGCATCTGGCCAAGCGCAGCACCAAGATCGTGATACGCTTTAAGATACCGCCCCTCGCGCTCTTCGGTGGCGCGGAAAGCGATCCGATCGCGCCTAACTACCTCGTGTTCCACATCCAACCCGACGAAGGCATCGCCTTCCAGGTCCGAGCCAAGGTACCGGGGCCGACCATCGCGACCAAGGCGGTGCACATGGATTTTGACTACAGCCAGTTCGGGGGCCAAGTGCCGACCACCGGGTATGAAAAGCTGCTCTACGATTGTATGGTCGGCGACGCCACTTTGTTTCATCGGACCGACATGGTCGAGGCGGCCTGGACGGCGGCCCAGCCGATCCTGGACGCGTGGGCCGAGCATCCGCCCGACGATTTCCCGAATTACGACGCCGGGTCCTGGGGACCGGCCGCCGCTGATGCCTTGATGGCGCGGGACAACCACCGCTGGTGGTACGCCCCGGCGAAATAG
- the moeB gene encoding molybdopterin-synthase adenylyltransferase MoeB, with protein sequence MAASIIPNERLHEIQFSNDEIARYSRHLIMPEVTLEGQKKLKAASILCIGTGGLGSPIALYLAAAGIGRLGLVDPDVVDFSNLQRQILHGTDDVGRKKLNSARDRIKEINPNVQVDLYDTLFRSDNARELVAPYDVVIDGTDNFPTRYLSNDVCVLAKKPNVYGSIFRFDGQCTVFAPHLGGPCYRCMFPEPPPPGMVPSCAEGGVLGVLPGIIGVMQAIEAIKLILGIGEPLIGRLASFDALKMRFREFTIRRDPQCPLCGEHPTIHDLIDYEQFCGLPQAEEENAREMQVPTIEARELKAKLDRNEPFVLIDVREPYEYEICHIPGSRLIPLGELPARLSELDSADDIILQCKSGARSARALHILQEAGFKKLNNLEGGIIAWAEQVDPSVPKY encoded by the coding sequence ATGGCTGCAAGCATTATCCCGAACGAACGGTTGCACGAAATTCAATTTAGCAACGACGAGATCGCGCGTTACTCCCGGCACCTCATCATGCCGGAGGTAACGCTTGAGGGTCAGAAGAAACTAAAGGCGGCCAGCATCCTGTGCATTGGGACGGGCGGCCTTGGCTCGCCGATCGCCCTTTACCTTGCGGCTGCCGGCATCGGGCGGCTCGGGCTCGTCGATCCTGATGTCGTCGATTTTTCTAACCTGCAACGCCAGATCCTGCACGGAACGGACGACGTCGGCCGTAAAAAGCTGAACTCGGCCCGTGACCGCATCAAGGAGATCAACCCGAACGTCCAGGTTGACCTGTACGACACCCTGTTCCGGAGTGACAACGCCAGGGAACTGGTTGCCCCATACGATGTCGTTATCGACGGAACCGACAACTTTCCGACGCGCTATTTGTCGAATGACGTCTGCGTCCTGGCAAAAAAGCCGAACGTGTACGGGTCGATATTCCGTTTCGATGGCCAATGCACGGTGTTTGCGCCGCACCTCGGGGGTCCCTGTTACCGGTGCATGTTTCCGGAGCCGCCCCCTCCGGGCATGGTGCCCAGCTGTGCCGAGGGCGGGGTCCTCGGCGTTCTCCCCGGCATCATCGGGGTGATGCAGGCCATCGAAGCGATCAAGCTTATCCTGGGGATCGGCGAACCGCTGATCGGACGTTTGGCGAGTTTCGACGCGCTCAAGATGCGTTTTCGGGAGTTTACCATCCGGCGGGATCCCCAGTGCCCCCTGTGCGGTGAGCATCCGACCATCCACGATCTCATTGATTATGAACAATTCTGCGGGTTACCTCAGGCGGAAGAGGAGAACGCCAGGGAAATGCAGGTGCCGACGATCGAGGCGCGCGAACTCAAGGCGAAACTGGACCGCAACGAGCCCTTCGTGCTGATCGACGTGCGCGAGCCGTACGAGTATGAGATCTGTCACATCCCGGGCTCGCGCCTGATTCCGCTCGGCGAACTGCCGGCGCGTCTCAGTGAACTCGACAGCGCGGACGACATCATTCTTCAATGCAAGAGCGGGGCGCGCAGCGCCCGCGCCTTGCACATCCTGCAGGAGGCGGGCTTCAAGAAACTGAATAACCTTGAAGGCGGCATCATTGCGTGGGCGGAGCAGGTTGATCCTTCCGTGCCGAAATATTGA
- a CDS encoding UDP-galactose-lipid carrier transferase — protein MAKDEKLQNRYIILDELDQNKSVDQDEYKEKLKDYQLRMLNLQRVLMDSKHNVVVVVEGPDAAGKGGAIKRLVEKLDPRGYRVYSIVKPTDEEYRHHYMWRFWNKLPAYGRIAIFDRSWYGRLLVERVEAFATTHEWKRAYREINDFERLLTDDGTVIVKLYLHIDKDEQLKRFRVREADPLKHWKITEEDWRNRRKWERHNEAAQEMFAQTSPPHAPWTVVAANYKWYARLKVLKTTLRAVEALDLKS, from the coding sequence ATGGCCAAGGACGAAAAACTGCAAAACCGGTACATAATTCTTGACGAGCTGGATCAGAACAAGTCCGTCGACCAGGACGAATACAAGGAAAAGCTCAAGGACTACCAATTACGGATGCTGAACCTGCAACGGGTTCTCATGGATTCAAAACACAACGTGGTCGTGGTTGTGGAAGGACCCGATGCGGCGGGAAAAGGAGGCGCGATCAAGCGGCTGGTGGAAAAGCTGGATCCGCGCGGTTACCGGGTTTATTCCATCGTCAAACCGACGGATGAAGAGTACCGGCACCACTACATGTGGCGGTTCTGGAACAAGCTGCCTGCCTATGGCCGGATTGCGATCTTTGACCGGTCCTGGTACGGGCGCCTTCTGGTGGAACGGGTCGAGGCTTTTGCGACGACTCACGAATGGAAGCGTGCCTATCGTGAAATCAACGACTTTGAACGTTTGCTCACCGACGACGGCACCGTGATCGTCAAGCTCTACCTTCATATCGACAAGGATGAACAGCTGAAACGGTTTCGGGTGCGGGAGGCCGACCCGTTAAAGCACTGGAAGATCACCGAGGAAGACTGGCGTAACCGGCGCAAGTGGGAGCGCCATAACGAGGCGGCACAGGAAATGTTCGCACAAACGTCGCCGCCGCACGCCCCCTGGACGGTGGTTGCAGCGAATTACAAATGGTACGCGCGTCTGAAGGTGCTGAAGACAACGCTCAGGGCAGTCGAGGCCCTGGACCTTAAAAGTTAG
- a CDS encoding aldo/keto reductase yields the protein MITSAKNYSAPIVYGCMMIGGAFDAAPLDGAQRKKGRAAIEAALECDINFFDHADFYCYGKSETIFGEFLRDHAGERDRLVVQSKCGIILPDQPEKGLPGRFDLSYQHIMEAVEGSLARLQTDYLDVLLLHRPDPLVEPEEVARAFDDLHRRGRVRSFGVSNHSPAQIELLQAYVDHPLRFNQIEYNPLHTVLHDAAIHANMRRPEYGNPGEGIIEYCRMHDIQLQAWAPLAKGLLTGKADSAEVEPRVRRAADYVAKLAGEWGVSREAVVIGWVLRHPARIQPVVGTTNPDRLRSACEALQLNFSREEWYQLYTVAMGHRVP from the coding sequence ATGATTACGTCTGCCAAAAACTATTCTGCCCCGATCGTTTACGGTTGCATGATGATCGGCGGCGCGTTTGACGCCGCCCCGCTTGATGGCGCCCAGCGGAAGAAGGGCCGGGCGGCGATTGAGGCTGCCTTGGAATGCGACATCAATTTCTTCGACCACGCCGACTTTTACTGTTACGGGAAATCGGAAACGATTTTCGGCGAGTTTCTACGGGATCACGCCGGTGAACGGGACCGCTTGGTCGTCCAGAGCAAGTGCGGCATCATTCTACCCGATCAGCCCGAGAAAGGGTTGCCGGGCCGTTTCGACTTGAGCTACCAGCACATCATGGAGGCCGTCGAGGGCAGCCTGGCGCGTTTGCAGACCGATTACCTCGATGTGCTCCTGCTCCATCGTCCGGACCCGCTGGTTGAACCTGAAGAAGTCGCGCGCGCGTTCGACGACCTGCACCGCAGGGGCCGGGTGCGTTCCTTTGGCGTGAGCAACCATTCGCCTGCACAAATCGAATTGCTGCAGGCCTACGTCGACCATCCGCTGCGCTTCAATCAGATCGAGTACAATCCGCTCCACACCGTACTGCACGATGCGGCCATTCACGCCAATATGCGCCGCCCGGAGTACGGCAATCCCGGTGAAGGTATCATCGAGTATTGCCGGATGCATGATATTCAGCTCCAAGCGTGGGCGCCCTTGGCAAAGGGGCTTCTCACCGGAAAAGCCGATTCGGCCGAAGTTGAGCCCCGGGTCAGGCGGGCCGCCGATTACGTTGCCAAGCTGGCCGGTGAATGGGGCGTCAGCCGGGAAGCCGTGGTCATCGGCTGGGTCCTCCGGCATCCGGCGCGCATCCAGCCGGTCGTAGGCACAACCAATCCCGATCGTCTGCGTTCGGCTTGCGAAGCGCTCCAGCTGAACTTCAGCCGTGAGGAATGGTACCAGCTATACACGGTGGCAATGGGCCACCGGGTTCCGTAA
- a CDS encoding tetratricopeptide repeat protein produces MRRMLVLAVVAAAVAGGQPGRVRAENARDYAVAGVEMVRAGKDREALDDFTKAIQLAPGDAMHYRNRAALYGRMGAWDKAAQDYTTALNLQNDPGVQFNRGYSYLQVGRGDDALKDFEAVLRQQPDNERALRLHAYLLAARKEPEKAIDDYDRLLARNPDDAAVLKARADAFLAMGQPDRAIADDTQAVKLNPQDAEAQSALATACLRAGDKVRALEALDAVLRAKPDDVDALIRRARLQYEREQFAAAAAAYTTAIGLKPAEAELYSGRGYARLKQGDKPGALADFNKAVELDPNRPAYHTTRIYLYESLGETEKAIEDLGRMLALKPDDPQLRLHRGDLCLKANQPDAALADYDSILRADPGNVSALAGKGQALAQKGDRRAGAEQLQKALGTAKDPKQQDEIRQKLRALGVGPLL; encoded by the coding sequence ATGCGCAGGATGTTGGTGCTGGCGGTCGTTGCGGCCGCGGTCGCGGGCGGTCAACCCGGCCGGGTGCGAGCGGAGAACGCTCGGGACTATGCCGTCGCCGGGGTGGAGATGGTCAGGGCCGGCAAAGACCGGGAGGCTCTGGACGACTTCACCAAAGCGATTCAACTCGCCCCCGGCGACGCGATGCACTACCGAAACCGGGCCGCGCTATACGGCCGGATGGGGGCCTGGGACAAAGCCGCGCAGGATTACACGACGGCGTTGAATCTGCAGAACGATCCCGGGGTGCAATTCAACCGTGGGTACAGCTACCTGCAGGTTGGCAGAGGCGACGATGCGCTGAAAGATTTTGAGGCCGTGCTTAGGCAGCAACCGGATAACGAGCGTGCCCTGCGGCTTCATGCGTACCTCCTGGCAGCGCGAAAGGAGCCGGAAAAGGCCATCGATGATTATGATAGACTTCTGGCCAGGAACCCGGACGACGCCGCGGTTTTGAAGGCCCGTGCAGATGCGTTCCTGGCAATGGGGCAACCGGACCGGGCGATTGCTGACGACACGCAGGCAGTCAAGCTGAACCCGCAGGACGCTGAGGCTCAATCGGCGCTGGCGACGGCGTGTTTGCGGGCCGGCGACAAGGTACGGGCCTTGGAAGCGCTCGATGCCGTGCTCCGGGCAAAGCCGGACGACGTCGACGCCCTGATCCGGCGTGCCCGGCTTCAATACGAGCGGGAACAGTTCGCCGCCGCCGCCGCGGCCTACACGACGGCGATCGGGCTCAAACCGGCCGAGGCCGAGCTTTATTCCGGCCGCGGGTACGCCCGGCTCAAGCAAGGGGATAAACCCGGTGCCCTGGCTGACTTCAACAAAGCCGTCGAACTTGATCCGAACCGGCCGGCCTATCACACGACGAGAATCTACCTTTATGAATCATTGGGTGAAACGGAAAAGGCAATTGAGGATCTCGGCCGCATGCTGGCCCTTAAACCGGATGATCCGCAACTGCGCCTGCACCGCGGCGACCTTTGCCTGAAAGCGAATCAGCCGGACGCAGCTTTGGCGGATTATGATTCGATTCTCCGCGCTGACCCCGGCAACGTTTCCGCCTTGGCCGGCAAAGGCCAGGCGCTGGCGCAGAAAGGCGACCGGCGCGCCGGAGCCGAACAATTACAGAAGGCGTTGGGCACGGCCAAAGATCCGAAACAACAGGACGAAATCCGGCAAAAGCTGCGGGCCCTCGGGGTCGGACCTCTGCTCTGA